In Glycine max cultivar Williams 82 chromosome 7, Glycine_max_v4.0, whole genome shotgun sequence, a single window of DNA contains:
- the LOC100818477 gene encoding tropinone reductase homolog, with amino-acid sequence MAKFLQLIQINNAGTAYTKSVLDYTSEDVATLTGTNFESCFHLCQLAHPLLKASGYGRIVFISSIAGLKAFPICSVYAASKGALNQFTKNIALEWAKDNIRANTVAPGAVNTELLDSLMKSTYVDKNVETLVSQSPVSRLGEPTDISAIVAFLCLPASSYITGQIITVDGGSTI; translated from the exons ATGGCGAAATTTCTTCAACTTATTCAA ATAAACAATGCTGGAACAGCTTACACTAAGAGCGTCCTAGATTATACTTCAGAAGATGTTGCAACACTAACGGGTACTAATTTTGAGTCATGTTTCCACCTATGCCAACTAGCACACCCACTTCTAAAAGCATCTGGGTACGGCCGCATAGTGTTCATATCCTCTATTGCAGGTCTCAAAGCTTTTCCTATTTGTTCTGTTTATGCAGCCTCTAAAG GAGCTTTGAATCAATTCACCAAGAACATAGCATTGGAATGGGCAAAGGATAATATTCGTGCAAATACCGTGGCACCTGGAGCTGTTAATACCGAACTTTTGGATTCTCTCATG AAATCTACGTATGTGGATAAGAACGTTGAGACTTTGGTGTCTCAATCACCAGTTAGTCGCCTTGGAGAACCTACGGACATATCAGCAATAGTtgctttcctttgtcttccggcTTCTTCATACATTACTGGACAGATTATTACTGTGGATGGGGGTTCcacaatttaa